A single region of the Chryseobacterium culicis genome encodes:
- a CDS encoding MmcQ/YjbR family DNA-binding protein — translation MDANEILDYCLAKKGTTESFPFDNETLVIKVDTKIFLLMGLERQPLGVNVKTDPEWSAELREQYPQITGAYHMNKTHWNSVTIDGLKRDLIFKLIDHSYDLVFKSLTKKAQNEVNSL, via the coding sequence ATGGATGCCAACGAAATTTTAGATTACTGTCTTGCTAAAAAAGGAACTACGGAAAGTTTTCCGTTTGATAATGAAACACTTGTCATCAAAGTAGATACTAAAATATTTTTACTGATGGGGCTTGAAAGACAGCCGTTAGGTGTTAATGTAAAAACAGATCCGGAGTGGAGTGCAGAGCTTCGTGAGCAATATCCTCAGATCACAGGAGCTTACCATATGAATAAAACCCATTGGAATTCTGTAACAATCGATGGTTTGAAAAGAGATTTGATCTTTAAATTGATTGACCACTCGTATGATCTGGTTTTTAAATCCCTGACCAAGAAAGCTCAGAATGAAGTGAATTCTTTATAA
- a CDS encoding B12-binding domain-containing radical SAM protein has translation MKDLLLITPPFTQLNTPYPATAYIKGFLNTKNISSYQVDLGIDVILDLFSKEGIQKVFNKEIHLQNTSENSKRIYALREEYLKTIDQVIPFLQGKTPTLARQICSMNFLPEASRFNQLDDMEFAFGNMGLQDKAKHLATLYLEDISDYIVENIDADFGFSRYAERLGKSANSFDELYSKLSGEPTFIDAFTLKILQEKIETVQPKLVCFSIPFPGNLYSGFKCAQWIKKHYPHIKTAMGGGFPNTELREVKDQRVFEFFDFITLDDGELPLELLYQNLEISAEKGEFKRTFLIENNEVVYKNNSKRHDFKQSEIGTPDYTNLKLDQYISVIEIANPMHSLWSDGRWNKLTMAHGCYWGKCTFCDISLDYIKIYEPISAKILVDRIEELIRTTGETGFHFVDEAAPPALMREVALEILRRNLVVTWWTNIRFEKSFTRDLCYLLKLSGCVAVSGGLEVASDRLLKLIDKGVSVEQVANVTRNFTEAGVMVHAYLMYGYPTQTVQETVDSLEMVRQMFEMGILQSGFWHQFAMTAHSPVGISPEDFGVIPVKQEILFANNDIDFKDKTGIDHNKFSFGLKKSLFNYMHGVNFELPLQEWFDFKIPRTSIHPDYIHDCLLEDGQFSLKGNSKVVFLTKNVIAENRVKNKKKYSGTYTLLTFHLKTNIVKVELEQEKAEWLMNVLEENAIENSKKPTIQQLKNQFEESFEDFELFWFSKPMQQLKENGVILSL, from the coding sequence TTGAAAGACCTGCTTCTTATTACTCCGCCTTTTACCCAACTTAATACTCCTTATCCTGCAACGGCTTATATTAAAGGATTTTTAAATACCAAAAATATTTCCAGCTATCAGGTAGATTTGGGGATCGATGTTATTTTGGATTTATTTTCAAAAGAAGGAATTCAGAAGGTTTTTAATAAAGAAATTCATCTTCAGAACACCTCTGAAAACTCTAAGAGAATTTATGCTCTAAGAGAAGAATATTTAAAGACTATTGATCAGGTCATCCCTTTTTTACAAGGAAAAACACCTACACTGGCAAGGCAGATCTGCAGCATGAACTTCCTTCCCGAAGCTTCCCGCTTCAACCAGCTGGATGATATGGAGTTTGCTTTTGGAAATATGGGTCTTCAGGATAAAGCCAAACATCTGGCGACTTTATATTTAGAAGATATTTCCGATTATATTGTAGAAAACATTGATGCTGATTTTGGTTTCAGCAGATATGCAGAACGTCTTGGAAAAAGTGCCAATTCTTTTGATGAATTATATTCAAAATTATCTGGTGAACCTACATTTATCGATGCGTTTACCTTAAAAATTCTTCAAGAAAAAATAGAAACGGTTCAGCCAAAGCTGGTTTGTTTTTCAATACCATTTCCTGGTAATCTGTATTCCGGTTTTAAATGCGCCCAATGGATTAAAAAACATTATCCCCATATTAAAACGGCTATGGGAGGCGGATTTCCCAATACAGAATTAAGAGAAGTTAAAGATCAGAGAGTATTTGAATTTTTTGACTTTATTACCTTAGATGATGGTGAACTTCCATTAGAACTTCTTTATCAAAATTTAGAAATTTCCGCTGAGAAAGGAGAATTTAAAAGAACTTTTCTTATCGAAAATAATGAAGTTGTTTATAAGAATAATTCTAAAAGGCACGATTTTAAACAATCTGAAATAGGAACGCCTGATTATACAAATTTAAAACTGGATCAATATATTTCCGTTATCGAAATCGCCAATCCCATGCATAGTTTATGGAGTGACGGCAGATGGAATAAACTGACGATGGCGCATGGATGCTATTGGGGAAAATGTACATTCTGTGATATTTCTTTAGATTATATCAAGATCTACGAACCTATTTCTGCTAAAATTCTGGTAGACAGAATTGAAGAATTGATCCGAACAACAGGTGAAACCGGATTCCATTTTGTGGATGAAGCAGCACCACCAGCTTTAATGAGAGAAGTGGCTCTGGAAATTCTCAGAAGAAATCTTGTTGTTACCTGGTGGACCAATATTCGTTTTGAAAAAAGTTTCACCCGTGATTTATGTTATCTTCTGAAGCTTTCGGGATGCGTTGCTGTTTCCGGAGGACTTGAAGTGGCCAGTGACCGATTGCTGAAATTAATTGACAAAGGAGTTTCTGTGGAACAGGTTGCCAACGTAACAAGAAATTTTACAGAAGCCGGTGTTATGGTTCATGCTTATCTGATGTATGGCTACCCTACCCAAACGGTTCAGGAAACTGTTGATTCTCTGGAAATGGTTCGGCAGATGTTTGAGATGGGAATTCTTCAAAGTGGTTTCTGGCATCAGTTTGCCATGACAGCCCACTCACCTGTTGGAATAAGCCCGGAAGATTTTGGAGTGATTCCCGTGAAGCAGGAAATTTTGTTTGCCAATAACGACATCGACTTTAAAGATAAAACCGGAATTGATCATAACAAATTTAGTTTCGGATTAAAAAAATCACTGTTCAATTATATGCATGGAGTAAATTTTGAACTCCCTCTTCAGGAATGGTTTGATTTTAAAATTCCAAGAACATCCATCCATCCGGATTACATTCACGACTGTCTTTTGGAAGATGGGCAGTTTAGTCTGAAAGGAAATTCCAAAGTGGTCTTTTTAACCAAAAATGTAATCGCTGAGAATCGCGTAAAAAATAAAAAGAAATATTCTGGTACATATACGTTACTTACATTCCACTTAAAAACCAATATTGTGAAGGTTGAGCTGGAACAGGAAAAGGCAGAATGGCTGATGAATGTGCTGGAAGAAAACGCTATTGAAAATTCAAAAAAACCTACTATTCAACAACTTAAGAATCAATTTGAAGAAAGTTTTGAAGATTTTGAGTTATTCTGGTTTTCAAAACCGATGCAGCAATTGAAGGAAAATGGAGTCATTTTAAGTTTATAA
- the atpD gene encoding F0F1 ATP synthase subunit beta: MANQIKGKISQIIGPVIDVVFTDVEAVPAIYDALEITKENGEKVVLEVEQHIGEDTVRCIAMDATDGLKRGQDVIGYGNPIMMPIGEAVNGRLFNVVGDAIDGLQNISKDGGLPIHRPAPKFDQLSTSAEVLFTGIKVIDLVEPYAKGGKIGLFGGAGVGKTVLIQELINNIAKGHGGLSVFAGVGERTREGNDLLREMLESGIIKYGDDFMHSMENGGWDLSKVDLEAMKDSKAAFVFGQMNEPPGARARVALSGLTLAEYYRDGGESGQGRDVLFFVDNIFRFTQAGSEVSALLGRMPSAVGYQPTLASEMGAMQERITSTKNGSITSVQAVYVPADDLTDPAPATTFAHLDATTVLDRKIASLGIYPAVDPLASTSRILAPEVIGHDHYNCAQRVKEILQRYKALQDIIAILGMEELSEEDKSVVYRARKVQRFLSQPFHVAEQFTGIPGSLVDIKDTIKGFNMIMDGELDHLPEAAFNLKGTIEEAIEAGQKMLAENA, encoded by the coding sequence ATGGCAAACCAAATTAAAGGTAAAATTTCTCAAATTATTGGTCCGGTAATCGACGTTGTCTTCACAGATGTGGAAGCTGTTCCAGCAATCTATGACGCGTTAGAAATTACAAAAGAAAACGGTGAAAAAGTAGTTTTAGAGGTAGAACAACATATTGGCGAAGATACAGTAAGATGTATTGCAATGGACGCTACTGATGGTCTTAAGAGAGGTCAAGATGTAATTGGATATGGAAATCCTATTATGATGCCAATCGGAGAGGCTGTAAACGGAAGACTATTCAACGTTGTTGGTGATGCTATCGACGGACTTCAAAATATTTCTAAGGATGGTGGTCTTCCAATTCACAGACCAGCTCCAAAATTTGATCAACTTTCAACTTCTGCAGAAGTTTTATTTACAGGTATTAAAGTAATCGACTTAGTTGAGCCTTACGCAAAAGGAGGTAAAATTGGATTGTTCGGTGGTGCTGGTGTAGGTAAAACAGTATTGATCCAGGAGTTGATTAACAATATTGCAAAAGGACACGGAGGTCTTTCTGTATTCGCCGGAGTAGGTGAAAGAACGAGAGAAGGAAATGACCTTTTGAGAGAGATGTTGGAATCAGGTATTATCAAGTATGGTGATGATTTCATGCACTCTATGGAAAACGGAGGTTGGGATCTTTCTAAAGTAGACTTAGAAGCTATGAAAGATTCAAAAGCTGCATTCGTTTTCGGACAGATGAACGAGCCGCCAGGTGCAAGAGCTAGAGTAGCACTTTCTGGTCTTACATTAGCTGAGTACTACAGAGATGGTGGAGAAAGCGGACAAGGTAGAGATGTACTTTTCTTCGTAGACAACATCTTCCGTTTTACACAGGCTGGTTCTGAGGTATCTGCACTTCTTGGTCGTATGCCATCAGCGGTAGGTTACCAACCAACTCTTGCTTCTGAAATGGGTGCGATGCAGGAAAGAATTACTTCAACTAAAAATGGTTCAATTACTTCAGTACAAGCGGTATACGTACCTGCGGATGACTTAACTGACCCGGCTCCTGCAACTACGTTTGCTCACTTGGATGCAACTACGGTACTTGACAGAAAGATTGCTTCATTAGGTATCTATCCAGCGGTAGATCCATTAGCTTCTACTTCAAGAATCCTTGCTCCGGAAGTTATCGGTCACGATCACTACAACTGTGCTCAAAGAGTAAAAGAAATCCTTCAAAGATATAAGGCACTTCAGGATATCATCGCAATCCTTGGTATGGAAGAACTTTCTGAGGAAGATAAATCAGTTGTTTACCGTGCAAGAAAAGTTCAGAGATTCTTATCTCAGCCTTTCCACGTAGCAGAACAGTTTACAGGTATCCCAGGATCATTGGTAGACATCAAAGATACTATCAAAGGATTCAACATGATTATGGATGGTGAATTAGATCACTTACCAGAAGCAGCTTTCAACTTGAAAGGAACCATCGAAGAAGCTATCGAAGCAGGACAAAAAATGTTAGCTGAAAACGCTTAA
- a CDS encoding bifunctional riboflavin kinase/FAD synthetase: MKVFKNFTDYSSQKPLALSLGMFDGVHLGHKSIIDELAKIGTENNLETAILTFWPHPRFVFNPNEDLKLLNTLEEKKQLVEKYGIDNLFLKEFDEEFRNLTGEEFVRQILIDKLNVKYLIIGYDHSFGKNKSGNFELLQKLSKELDFEVEQMEAINIHENNISSTKVRNALLTGNIKEANEMLGYTYSVSGTVVHGKKIGRTIGYPTANIETESIKLLPKKGAYIVEVFVKGNQYKGMLSVGTNPTVNGEKLTVEVYILDFDDDIYDEKITVSFRDFLHDEIKFEGLDKLIERLDEDKRITQIYDFKE, encoded by the coding sequence TTGAAAGTTTTCAAGAATTTTACAGATTACTCCTCACAGAAGCCTCTAGCATTGTCTTTAGGTATGTTTGACGGGGTGCATCTAGGGCACAAGAGTATTATCGATGAACTGGCTAAAATAGGTACAGAAAACAATCTGGAAACTGCTATCCTTACTTTTTGGCCGCATCCAAGATTTGTTTTTAATCCTAATGAAGATTTAAAGCTTCTGAATACGCTGGAAGAAAAAAAACAGCTGGTTGAGAAATATGGCATTGATAATTTGTTCCTGAAAGAATTTGATGAAGAATTCAGAAATCTTACCGGAGAAGAATTTGTACGTCAGATTTTAATTGATAAACTGAATGTAAAATACCTTATTATAGGATATGACCATTCTTTTGGAAAAAACAAAAGTGGAAATTTTGAGCTTCTTCAAAAACTATCGAAAGAACTTGATTTTGAGGTAGAACAAATGGAAGCAATCAATATCCATGAAAATAATATCAGTTCTACGAAAGTACGTAATGCGCTTTTAACAGGAAATATTAAAGAGGCCAACGAAATGCTGGGGTACACCTACTCTGTTTCCGGAACTGTGGTTCACGGGAAGAAAATCGGAAGAACCATCGGATATCCAACAGCCAATATTGAAACAGAATCCATCAAGCTTTTACCTAAAAAAGGAGCTTATATTGTAGAAGTATTCGTAAAAGGCAACCAATATAAAGGAATGCTGAGTGTAGGAACCAATCCAACCGTAAACGGAGAAAAACTAACTGTGGAAGTTTATATCCTTGATTTTGATGATGATATTTATGATGAAAAGATTACGGTAAGTTTCAGGGATTTTCTTCATGATGAAATCAAATTCGAAGGTCTTGACAAATTGATTGAAAGACTGGATGAGGATAAAAGAATAACACAAATATATGATTTCAAGGAGTAA
- a CDS encoding DMT family transporter — translation MKLRGYTLGILSAVSYGLIPIFILPVKQAHFSMDITLFYRFFFSALMVGGYLIYSRQNFRLNKKETLILAILGICYALSSEFLFLGYDFLTPGIASTVLFIYPVIVALIMFFFYKERLTRLSVFSLLLAFAGVIVLCLKGNGLEINFAGLGIVMLSSLFYALYMVIVNKSNLKVSGFKLTFFSMFFTSMFFMTKAMIGHESFAIPSMSVFLSFLIFAFLTTVISSLCLVYAIKYIGSTPVAILGALEPVVAVLISVLMFHEKFTNNLLIGITLILLGVTLNVITDRKKLNHA, via the coding sequence ATGAAACTTAGAGGTTACACATTGGGAATTCTGTCGGCTGTTTCTTATGGTCTGATTCCGATTTTTATTCTGCCTGTCAAACAGGCTCACTTTTCTATGGATATAACCTTGTTTTACAGGTTTTTCTTTTCAGCTTTAATGGTGGGTGGTTATCTGATTTATTCCCGACAAAACTTCAGACTCAATAAAAAAGAAACCCTTATATTGGCTATTCTGGGAATATGCTATGCGCTTTCTTCAGAGTTTCTGTTTCTGGGTTATGATTTTCTGACTCCAGGAATAGCATCTACCGTACTGTTTATATATCCTGTCATTGTAGCCCTGATTATGTTTTTCTTTTATAAGGAAAGGCTTACCAGGCTCTCGGTATTTTCATTACTTCTTGCCTTTGCTGGAGTTATTGTTTTATGCTTAAAAGGAAACGGCTTAGAAATTAATTTTGCAGGTTTGGGAATTGTAATGCTAAGTTCTCTTTTTTATGCACTTTATATGGTTATTGTGAACAAGTCAAATCTGAAAGTATCAGGATTTAAACTTACTTTTTTTTCCATGTTTTTCACTTCTATGTTTTTCATGACTAAAGCAATGATCGGACACGAATCATTTGCTATTCCTTCAATGTCTGTCTTTCTGAGTTTCCTTATTTTTGCATTTCTCACTACGGTTATCTCCAGTCTTTGTCTGGTGTATGCCATTAAATATATAGGTTCTACACCTGTTGCAATTCTGGGTGCTTTGGAACCGGTAGTAGCGGTATTGATCAGTGTCTTGATGTTTCATGAAAAATTCACCAATAACTTATTGATCGGAATAACACTGATCCTGTTGGGAGTAACTTTAAATGTAATTACGGATCGTAAAAAACTAAACCACGCATAA
- a CDS encoding PLP-dependent cysteine synthase family protein — translation MSNVYDNILGLIGHTPMVKLNTVTKDIPATVYAKLESYNPGHSTKDRIALHIIENAEKKGLLKEDSVVVETTSGNTGFSIAMVCIIKGYKCILAVSDKTKPEKIAYLKALGAVVYICPANVPADDPRSYYEVAKRIAQETPNSIYINQYFNELNIDAHYQTTGPEIWEQTEGKITHLFACTGTGGTLSGSAKFLKEKNPDIKIIGVDADGSILKSYHETGEIHKEDVHPYQIEGMGKNLIPSALLFDKVDEFVRVNDEMSAYRTREIALKEAIMGGYTTGAVTQGLMQYAQSHELTENDVVVLIYPDHGSRYITKVYSDKWMAEQGFVNNCVHNYDEVFKTEFIK, via the coding sequence ATGAGTAATGTTTACGATAATATTCTTGGCCTAATAGGACACACTCCTATGGTGAAGCTAAATACTGTTACAAAAGATATTCCAGCAACCGTTTATGCCAAGTTAGAATCATATAATCCTGGACATTCCACTAAAGACCGAATTGCACTTCATATTATAGAGAACGCAGAGAAGAAAGGCCTTTTAAAAGAAGATTCTGTAGTTGTAGAAACTACTTCCGGTAATACTGGGTTTTCTATTGCGATGGTATGTATCATTAAGGGATATAAATGTATTCTTGCAGTAAGTGATAAAACTAAACCAGAAAAAATTGCTTATCTGAAAGCGTTGGGTGCTGTGGTGTATATATGCCCGGCCAATGTACCGGCTGATGATCCAAGATCATACTATGAAGTAGCTAAAAGAATCGCTCAGGAAACTCCTAATTCTATTTACATCAATCAATATTTTAACGAGCTTAATATTGATGCACACTATCAGACTACAGGTCCTGAGATCTGGGAACAGACGGAAGGTAAGATCACTCACCTTTTTGCCTGCACCGGAACAGGGGGTACATTGTCTGGTTCTGCCAAGTTTTTAAAAGAAAAGAACCCCGACATCAAAATCATCGGTGTAGATGCAGATGGTTCTATCCTTAAAAGCTATCACGAAACAGGAGAAATACACAAAGAAGATGTACATCCTTATCAGATTGAAGGAATGGGTAAAAACCTGATCCCTTCTGCCCTGCTTTTTGACAAGGTGGATGAGTTTGTAAGGGTAAATGATGAAATGTCCGCGTACAGAACCCGCGAAATTGCTTTGAAAGAAGCTATTATGGGTGGTTATACTACCGGAGCTGTAACACAGGGATTAATGCAGTATGCCCAGTCTCATGAGCTTACAGAAAATGACGTGGTTGTTTTAATATATCCTGACCATGGTTCCCGATACATCACTAAAGTATACAGTGATAAATGGATGGCCGAACAGGGATTTGTTAACAACTGTGTTCACAACTATGACGAAGTTTTCAAAACTGAGTTTATCAAATAA
- a CDS encoding NAD(P)H-binding protein, translated as MKALVIGATGATGKDLVNQLLNDKEFDEVDIFVRKPIDIQNDKLKVHVVNFEKPEEWKDMVKGDVAFSCLGTTLKDAGSKEAQKKVDFDYQYEFAKAAKENEVEDYILVSAYGANPQSKIFYSKMKGELEEAVKQLHFNKITIFKPGMLERKNSERTGEVLGSRIIKFANKLGLLESQKPLPTDILAKAMINSSKIKSNGYSSIKLGNIFCFAEKSNE; from the coding sequence ATGAAAGCTCTGGTAATAGGTGCTACAGGCGCCACAGGAAAAGATCTTGTCAATCAGTTATTGAATGACAAAGAGTTTGATGAAGTGGATATTTTTGTCAGAAAACCTATCGATATTCAGAATGATAAGCTTAAAGTTCATGTTGTGAATTTTGAAAAACCCGAAGAATGGAAAGATATGGTGAAGGGAGATGTTGCATTTTCGTGTCTGGGAACTACTTTAAAGGATGCCGGAAGTAAGGAAGCTCAGAAGAAAGTAGACTTTGATTACCAGTATGAATTTGCGAAAGCAGCGAAAGAGAATGAAGTAGAAGATTATATTCTGGTATCCGCTTATGGAGCCAATCCACAATCCAAAATTTTCTATTCCAAGATGAAAGGTGAGCTGGAAGAAGCTGTAAAACAACTGCATTTCAATAAGATTACTATTTTTAAACCGGGAATGCTTGAACGAAAAAATTCTGAAAGAACAGGAGAAGTTTTAGGCAGCCGGATTATAAAGTTTGCCAATAAACTGGGATTATTGGAAAGTCAGAAGCCTCTGCCCACTGATATTCTGGCAAAGGCCATGATTAATTCTTCGAAAATAAAAAGCAATGGCTATTCCAGTATAAAGCTTGGAAATATTTTCTGTTTTGCAGAGAAAAGCAATGAATAA
- a CDS encoding acyltransferase family protein, whose translation MISRSNNFDFLRLVFASFVVISHSYALSGAAHGDPLSQLTNGQMEFSYLGVHGFFIISGYLIFKSLLRCKGLPDFYWKRLLRLFPALLVVLFLTVFLAPAVYESSVPYLKNTSVYTYIPQNITLFFRQKGIDGVFESNPYKYSINGSLWTICYEFSMYVMVSLLFFIREKTYLKIIVTLLFISSYAFSLFHPYFLHGLFMKMELGSNHFYNLMCFFVGGMIMTYLNTNKRTENILIILSSIVFIASIYLNISHYTCYITLPLLVILLGKSSTRYLNKVGDTIGDTSYGIYIYSFPIQQTLVYFFKLDTAMLFIFSLPLSILLGYASWHLIEKKALGYKDLLTKKAILTE comes from the coding sequence ATGATTTCAAGGAGTAATAATTTTGACTTTCTAAGGCTTGTTTTTGCAAGCTTTGTTGTCATTTCTCATTCCTATGCTCTTTCAGGGGCCGCCCACGGTGATCCTCTGTCACAACTTACCAACGGCCAGATGGAATTTTCTTATCTGGGAGTTCATGGTTTTTTCATTATCTCAGGATATTTAATTTTCAAAAGTCTCCTGCGTTGCAAAGGTCTTCCCGATTTTTACTGGAAAAGACTTTTAAGACTTTTTCCGGCACTATTGGTCGTTCTCTTTCTTACCGTTTTTCTGGCACCTGCAGTCTATGAAAGTTCCGTTCCTTATTTAAAGAATACCTCTGTATATACTTATATTCCTCAAAATATCACTTTATTTTTCCGCCAGAAAGGTATTGATGGAGTTTTTGAAAGTAATCCTTATAAGTACAGTATCAATGGGAGTTTGTGGACAATATGCTATGAATTCAGCATGTATGTGATGGTCTCTCTACTTTTCTTTATCAGGGAAAAAACTTATCTGAAAATTATTGTAACTCTGTTATTCATATCGAGCTATGCCTTCAGTCTTTTCCATCCCTATTTCCTTCACGGATTATTTATGAAGATGGAACTGGGAAGCAATCATTTTTATAATCTGATGTGTTTTTTTGTCGGAGGAATGATCATGACTTATCTTAACACCAATAAAAGAACAGAAAACATCCTTATTATACTTTCTTCCATTGTTTTTATTGCCAGTATATATTTAAATATTTCGCACTATACCTGCTATATTACTCTTCCTCTACTGGTTATTCTGCTTGGGAAAAGCTCTACCCGATATCTTAATAAAGTTGGAGACACTATTGGGGATACTTCTTACGGGATTTATATTTATTCTTTCCCCATACAGCAAACGCTGGTGTACTTTTTTAAACTGGATACAGCGATGTTATTTATATTTTCATTACCGCTATCTATTCTGCTGGGATATGCTTCCTGGCATCTGATTGAAAAGAAAGCATTAGGATATAAAGATTTATTAACAAAAAAGGCTATTCTCACCGAATAG
- a CDS encoding FoF1 ATP synthase subunit delta/epsilon has product MNIKILTPEYVVFEGEVDSVLLPGKNGEFHIMKNHAGIVSSLIGGDVKLFANSIDEAFAKNFTKETGKDSVFAYAIKSGVVEFNHNKGIILCE; this is encoded by the coding sequence ATGAATATAAAAATTTTAACACCAGAATACGTAGTTTTTGAAGGAGAAGTAGACTCAGTATTATTGCCTGGAAAAAATGGTGAATTTCACATCATGAAAAACCACGCAGGAATTGTTTCTTCTTTAATCGGAGGTGATGTAAAGCTTTTTGCTAATTCTATTGATGAAGCTTTTGCTAAAAATTTCACTAAAGAAACTGGAAAAGACTCTGTTTTTGCTTATGCTATCAAAAGCGGTGTTGTAGAATTTAATCATAATAAAGGCATTATCCTTTGTGAATAA
- a CDS encoding aminotransferase class I/II-fold pyridoxal phosphate-dependent enzyme, producing the protein MDIFERIKENPGPLGQFADYGEGYFIFPRLEGPIGPRMQFQGREVIFWSANDYLGLCNHPEVIEADAKAAAEYGMFYPMGARAMSGETDQHLQLERELADFVQKESAYLLNFGYQGMVSTIDALVSRNDVIVYDMDSHACIVDGVRLHAGKRFTYKHNDMESLEKNLQRATKVAEETGGGILVITEGVFGMRGQQGKIKEICDLKSKYQFRLLVDDAHGFGTLGKTGAGVGEEQDCNDQIDVYFSTFAKSMAGFGAFLAGDKEIIRYLKFNLRSQIFAKSLTMPMVIGGLKRLELLRTRPEIKAKLWENVYKLQNGLKERGFNIGDTNTCVTPVMMQGTPVEATLLVKDLRENYGIFTSVVVYPVIPKGMILLRLIPTASHTDAEINETLAAFEAIHDKLVGGYYKEQEQKLLQEQGLSFKPI; encoded by the coding sequence TTGGATATTTTTGAAAGAATAAAAGAAAATCCAGGACCACTTGGACAATTTGCAGATTATGGTGAAGGCTATTTTATTTTCCCAAGATTAGAGGGACCCATCGGCCCTAGAATGCAGTTTCAGGGTAGAGAAGTAATTTTCTGGAGTGCTAATGACTATTTAGGACTGTGTAATCATCCTGAAGTTATTGAAGCAGATGCAAAAGCGGCTGCAGAATACGGAATGTTCTATCCAATGGGAGCAAGAGCAATGTCTGGAGAAACAGATCAACACCTTCAGCTGGAAAGAGAATTAGCAGACTTCGTACAAAAAGAATCAGCATACTTATTGAATTTCGGTTACCAGGGAATGGTTTCTACCATTGATGCTCTGGTAAGCAGAAATGATGTTATTGTTTATGATATGGATTCTCATGCCTGCATCGTAGATGGAGTAAGACTTCATGCCGGTAAAAGATTTACCTACAAGCATAACGATATGGAAAGTCTTGAGAAAAACCTTCAGAGAGCAACTAAGGTAGCTGAAGAAACCGGAGGAGGTATTCTTGTGATTACGGAAGGAGTTTTCGGGATGAGAGGTCAGCAGGGAAAAATCAAAGAAATTTGTGATCTTAAATCAAAATACCAGTTCAGATTATTGGTAGATGATGCTCATGGTTTCGGGACACTTGGTAAAACAGGTGCCGGTGTAGGTGAAGAGCAGGACTGTAATGATCAGATTGATGTATATTTCTCTACTTTTGCTAAATCAATGGCAGGTTTCGGAGCATTCCTTGCGGGTGACAAAGAAATCATCAGATATCTGAAATTCAACCTGAGATCACAAATCTTCGCAAAATCTCTTACAATGCCAATGGTAATCGGAGGATTGAAAAGACTGGAGCTATTGAGAACAAGACCTGAGATCAAAGCTAAACTTTGGGAGAATGTTTACAAACTTCAAAACGGACTTAAAGAAAGAGGATTCAACATTGGAGATACCAATACTTGTGTAACTCCGGTAATGATGCAGGGAACTCCGGTAGAGGCTACTCTATTGGTAAAAGATTTAAGAGAGAATTACGGTATTTTCACTTCTGTAGTGGTATATCCGGTCATTCCGAAGGGAATGATTCTTTTAAGACTGATTCCTACCGCTTCCCATACGGATGCAGAGATCAACGAAACTCTGGCAGCGTTTGAAGCAATTCATGATAAATTAGTAGGTGGCTACTACAAAGAGCAGGAACAAAAATTACTGCAGGAACAAGGATTAAGTTTTAAACCGATTTAA